In Hyla sarda isolate aHylSar1 chromosome 12, aHylSar1.hap1, whole genome shotgun sequence, a genomic segment contains:
- the LOC130296906 gene encoding glycoprotein gp100-like, with product MLSLQLAKKPTPSPFRPLLRPLWPLSMDIFSSLEQDMIHTLEDIIASMKLMGRFHQQLLQETTEAKSLPVLASSMTKSIEIKTETPTSTNSKSIKIKTETPPTSTNSKSIEIKTETPPTSTNSKSIKTETPPTSTNSKSIEIKTETPPTSTNSKSNEIKTETPLTSTKNKAENAVTISDIKSSEGGFVVSLGVQGFSPQELTVKLVEKKLLVSGAKECKSDDGKGSFFYKCQIFRKEVDLPQDVRPEDLKCTVTNESQLQIEVFRTPSQERTVPIQHAALHAKTLVSSSGKDSRS from the coding sequence ATGCTGAGCCTTCAGCTGGCTAAGAAGCCCACACCAAGCCCTTTCAGGCCTCTTCTCCGTCCCCTGTGGCCATTGTCTATGGACATCTTCTCCAGCCTGGAACAAGACATGATACACACTCTAGAAGACATAATAGCCAGCATGAAGCTGATGGGCCGATTTCACCAGCAGCTTCTTCAAGAAACCACTGAGGCTAAGAGTCTTCCAGTGCTAGCCTCCAGCATGACAAAGTCCATCGAGATCAAGACTGAGACTCCAACCTCCACTAACTCAAAGTCCATAAAGATCAAGACTGAGACTCCACCAACCTCCACTAACTCAAAGTCCATCGAGATCAAGACTGAGACTCCACCAACCTCCACTAACTCAAAGTCCATCAAGACTGAGACTCCACCAACCTCCACTAACTCAAAGTCCATCGAGATCAAGACTGAGACTCCACCAACCTCCACTAACTCAAAGTCCAACGAGATCAAGACTGAGACTCCATTGACCTCCACCAAAAATAAGGCAGAGAATGCTGTAACCATCAGCGACATAAAGTCATCTGAAGGAGGTTTCGTGGTTTCTCTAGGGGTCCAAGGTTTTTCTCCCCAAGAGCTGACAGTCAAGCTGGTAGAAAAGAAACTTCTGGTGAGCGGAGCCAAGGAATGCAAGAGCGACGATGGGAAAGGTTCTTTCTTCTACAAGTGTCAGATCTTCAGGAAGGAGGTGGATCTTCCCCAGGATGTGAGACCTGAAGACCTGAAGTGCACAGTGACCAATGAGAGCCAACTGCAGATAGAAGTGTTCCGGACACCTTCCCAGGAGAGGACTGTGCCCATACAGCATGCCGCCCTTCATGCCAAGACCCTGGTCTCCAGCAGTGGCAAAGACTCTCGATCTTAA
- the HSPB9 gene encoding heat shock protein beta-9, producing MLCLHLQRNHDPWRSYVWPNSLDLFTRMEQDIIRTIEETKASMKRMELLHHQFMKDMVLDDKSLTPLMPPGDVKTCDDGFKLSLGVQDFSPHEITVKLYGRKLLVTGAKETKNDDGKGSYSYKCQIFRKEADLPRDVRADDMSCVLTSNGQLNIEAPWQTASALTERNVPILLTSVHATDRKPREDNRVKPNQDSKP from the coding sequence ATGCTGTGCCTTCATCTGCAGAGGAACCACGATCCATGGAGGTCCTACGTATGGCCAAATTCTCTGGACCTCTTTACAAGGATGGAGCAGGACATAATCAGAACCATCGAAGAGACAAAAGCCAGCATGAAACGTATGGAGCTGCTCCACCACCAGTTCATGAAGGACATGGTCCTTGACGACAAGAGCCTGACACCACTGATGCCTCCTGGTGACGTCAAGACCTGCGACGATGGTTTTAAGCTTTCCTTGGGAGTCCAGGACTTCTCCCCCCATGAGATCACGGTTAAGTTGTATGGAAGGAAACTTCTTGTGACCGGAGCCAAGGAAACCAAAAACGATGACGGGAAAGGTTCCTATTCCTACAAGTGTCAGATCTTCAGGAAGGAGGCAGATCTTCCCCGGGATGTACGAGCAGATGACATGAGCTGCGTCTTAACCAGTAATGGTCAACTAAATATAGAGGCTCCATGGCAGACCGCGTCAGCTCTGACCGAGAGGAACGTGCCAATCCTACTTACATCCGTACATGCCACAGACCGGAAGCCAAGGGAGGACAATAGGGTAAAACCGAACCAAGACTCTAAGCCTTAA